The Leadbetterella byssophila DSM 17132 DNA window CAATAAAAAAGATGATGAAGACGGGGATCAAGATTGGACTTCTAAAGATGTTCCAAGTAAGAAAACCTCCCACCTGAGTGGTATCCCAGCCTAGGGATTTGATTCCTAAGAAGTAATTCGTTTCGCTAGAAAATATTCCCTGCTGAAGGGTCATTTCCTGAAGGTTAAGGGTAGTGCTAATTAAACAAACTGAAAGGATAGATAAGCCCAAGGGAACCTCAAAAGAGATGATTTGGGCCGCTGAACGCATTGCACCTAATAATGAATATTTGTTGTTAGAAGCGTATCCCGCGAGGATCAATCCCAAAATGTCTATGGAGATGAGTCCTAATAATAGAAATACGCCGGTTTGTACATTTACCCCTTGAAGTCCATGGGATATAGGTAAAAAAGCAAAACCGGAAAATACAGCCGCAAATATGATATATGGCGCGGCTTTGAACATTTTCCGGTCGGCAGCAAAAGGAATGGTATCTTCCTTTTGGAATAATTTTATAAGATCAGCGAATAATTGTAGAAGTCCCCACTTACCTACCTCCATTGGGCCTAGTCGGTCCTGAATAAAAGCAGATACCTTACGTTCCAGATAAACGCTAATGATCACATTAGCTCCTATTACAGCCAGGAAAATAAGGAGGGGCAACCACATTAGAATTCGGCATTTTTAGGCGTTCTTGGGAAAGGTATCACGTCTCTGATGTTTGTCATACCTGTAACGAACAACACTAAACGTTCAAACCCTAATCCGAATCCGGAATGTGGGGCAGAACCGAATTTACGAGTTTCTAAGTACCACCAGATGTTTTCAGGATCTATGCCCACTTCTTTTACTCTGGCCATCAGTTTCTCGTAGTTGTCTTCTCTCTGAGATCCGCCTATGATCTCTCCGATTCCAGGGAAAAGAACGTCCATAGCGCGTACTGTAGCTCCAGGGGCGCCATTTAGCTCATCGTCCTGTTTCATGTAAAAGGCTTTGATCTCCTTCGGATAGTTCGTTAGAATGACGGGTTTTTTGAAATGCTTCTCTACTAGATATCTTTCGTGTTCTGATTGTAAGTCAATACCCCAAGCTACCTCGTATTGGAACTGTTTCTTTTGAGCTGGCTTGGATTTTAGTAATATGTCTATCGCTTCTGTATACGTTAATCTTTCGAAGTCATTTTCTACTACAAATTTTAGCTTTTCTATAAGCTTCAACTCTGATCTTTCGTTCTGTGGTTTTTGCTTCTCTTCTTCTAATAGTCGGTTTTCCAAAAACTCCAGATCTTCTTTGCAGTTTTCAAGTGCATAAGAAATGACATATTTCACGAAACTTTCCGCCAGATTCATGTTATCTTCCAGTTCGAAGAATGCCACTTCTGGTTCAATCATCCAGAATTCCGCCAAATGTCGAGAAGTGTTAGAGTTTTCAGCACGGAAGGTAGGTCCAAAGGTGTAAATTCTAGACAAAGCTAGGGCGCCTAATTCTCCTTCTAACTGCCCCGAAACGGTTAATGCTGTTTCTCTACCAAAGAAATCCTGACTGAAGTCAATATTTCCTTCCGGTGTCAAAGGGGCTTTGTTAGGTTCAAAAGTACTTACCCTAAACATCTCACCTGCACCCTCAGCATCAGAAGCGGTGATGATAGGAGTATGTAAATAGAAGAAGCCTTGTTCGTTGTAGAATTTATGAACGGCATAAGCCAGGGCGTGACGAATACGGAATACCGCACCGAATACATTGGTTCTGAAGCGTAAATGGGCTTTCTCTCTCAAGAATTCCAAACTATGCTTCTTAGGCTGTATAGGGTAGGACTCATCAGCCGTACCGTAAACTTCTATGGTTTCAGCTAAAACCTCCATGGTTTGTCCTGCTCCTGCCGAAGCTACTAGTTTACCAGTCACAGCTATTGCTGAACCGGTGGTAGCTAACTTCAGTATATCTTCAGAAATTTTGCCGTTCTCCACTACAGCCTGAATATTTTTCAGGGTTGAGCCGTCATTTATATTGATAAAAACGATATTGGATTGTCCTCTTTTAGTCTTCACCCATCCTTTCACCACGATAGACTGCCCTTCAGGAGTCAGCTTTAAAATTTCTTTGATCTGCATACTACATACTGTTATTTTAGCAAAAATAAAGAATTACATGTAGCTATCCGAGTTTAGGCTAAGGGAATCTTTAGCATTTGTCTCGGCTAACTTTAGAATCTACAATATTTCCTTAATCTTGTCCAGTCTGGTATCCGTGTTTTGGTGTTTTTGGAATTCAATAATCAGCTGATTTATTGTGATTTGATGATTAATGCTTTAAATTTGCGCGCCTTGCCGACATAACAAATAATATTTGACCTTGAATAGACAAACCATAAGACTTGTAATCCTGTTAGGTGTGATCGCCATTTGTGGAATTATTGGAATTCAGATCTATTGGATGAAGAAAGCCTTTGATCTCCACGAGCAGCAATTTAGGCAAAGTGTGATGGTAAGTCTTCGAAACGTAGCTAATACCATTGCGAAGTCTTATAATATGTCTGTCATCGAAAATCCGGTTGAACAGCTTTCTTCAGATTACTTCGTGGTTAATTTACGTGTTCCATTAGAGCCGGGGATTTTGGAACCTTTGTTGATTGAAGAATTCAAGAAGAAGAATCTCAGCACTGACTTTGAATATGGAATATATAATTGTGATACGGACAATATCATTTACGGGGGATATGTAAAGGAGAGTTTTGAACCCTATTATGTAGAAGGGAGTAATGAACTTCCTAAAACAGACAAATTCCTTAATTACTTTGGCGTTAGATTTCCCGGAAAATCAAGCTATATCACAGGTAAATTAGATATTTGGATCATATCCTCCTTGATTACATTGGTATTTACGGTGTTCTTTGGTTATGCCATGTTTGTCATTTTACGGCAGAAGAGGTTAAGTGAAGTTCAAAGGGATTTCATTAATAACATGACCCATGAGTTCCAAACCCCTATTTCTACTATTAAGATAGCTACGGATGTATTGGCTACTGATAAGATCACCTCTCAGCCTGAAAGGTTAAAGAAATATGTAGACATCATCCGTTCTGAGAATAATCGTTTGAAGAATCAGGTAGAGGCGGTTTTGTCCACGGCAAAAATTGGTAAGGGGAACATTCAAATCAATATACAATTACAAGACCTTCATGCGCTTATATGGGAGGTGACAGAGAGTATAAGAGTAGAATTAGGTGAGGATTTCCATTTGAATCTGGATGCCCAAAAGACCAGTATCAAAGCAGACAAAATGCATTTGATGAACATCATCCGAAATCTATTGGATAATGCATGTAAATACTCTGGAGATCATCCTGAAATTACCTTAAAGACCCTAAATGACGATAAATACATCTATGTAGCCGTAGAAGATAAAGGAATAGGAATAGCTAAAGAACATCAAGCGAAGATCTTTGATCGTTTTTATAGAGTACCTACCGGAAATGTACATAATGTAAAGGGCTTTGGCTTAGGATTGAATTATGTCAAAGAAATGGTAAGATTACACAAATGGGAAATAGATGTTAGTTCTGAATTGGGACATGGTACTACCTTTGTGATTAAGATTCCTATAAGTGAATAAGAAAAATGGCCAAAATATTATATGTGGAGGATGATCCCAACCTCGCTTTTGTGGTAAAGGATAGTTTAGAGGAGATTGGCGACTTTGATATTTCGCATTTTAGCGACGGAAAAGAAGCATGGAAGGTATTCAAGAAAGAGAAGTTTGATCTCTGCCTCTTGGATGTCATGTTACCTGAATTGGATGGTTTTTCTTTGGCTGAAAAGATCAGAGAGCAAAATGCTCATATTCCTATCATATTTCTATCTGCAAAAGCCTTACCGGAAGACAGGATTCAAGGTTTGAAGGTGGGAGGGGATGATTATATCACAAAGCCATTTAGTATTGAAGAATTAGAACTGAAGATCAAAGTATTCCTGAAAAGGAATGCCGTATCTTTAAACCCGGTGGTGCAAGATAATATTCCATGTGGGGATTATATTTTTTGCTATTCTCAATTGAGTCTGACCTTTGATGAGGAGGTTCAGAGACTCACACATAGAGAAGCTGAAGTGTTGAAATTCTTTTTGGACAGAAAGAACCAAATTGTTAAGAGAGAAGAGATCTTAGTTGCTATCTGGGGAAGAGATGATTATTTCTTAGGTCGAAGTCTTGACGTTTTTTTAACTCGCATTAGAAAGATGTTAAATAGAGACTCAAAAGTGAAATTAGAGAATATTCATGGGGTCGGATTTAAGTTGATCGTACCTTAATCTTTTTTTAATCTCTGTTAGAAAGCTATTAGAATTTCAAAATAGCTTCGGTTTCCATAGGGCTATGTGCTAATTTCGTATCCAAATCAAAATTAAGCTTATGGAAATCGCACAGATTTTTAAGAACAACGAAGAGTGGATAGGTAAGGTCTTAGAGAATGATCCTACTTATTTTGATAGGCTTGCTGAGGGTCAGGAACCTAAATATTTATATATAGGATGCTCTGATAGCAGGGTGACAGCAGAAACCGTTATGGGCGCTAAGCCAGGTGAGGTATTTGTACATAGGAATATCGCTAATCTCGCTCCAAATAATGACCTGAATGTTCTATCCGTGGTGGTTTATGCCGTAAAACATTTGAAGGTAAAGCACATTATAGTATGCGGTCATTACAATTGTGGCGGTATTAAAGCGGCTATGCAACCAGAAGATTTAGGAATCTTAAATCCTTGGTTAAGAAATATTCGTGATGTGGTGAGGATTCATCAGGCAGAACTGGAAGCAATACCATCTGAAGAAGAGAGATATAAAAGGTTAGTGGAGTTAAATGTGCAGGAACAATGCCTGAACATTGTGAAGATGAAAGAAGTACAGAAGGCTATGCAAGAAAGAGGTCTTCGAGTTCACGGCTGGGTATTTGATCTGCATTCGGGAAGAATAATAGATCAGAAACTTGATATGAAAGAGATCGCTGATCATTTAGGCGATATATATAAGTTGGTGTAAAATAAGGCCCGAATTAATCGGGCCTTATTTATTATTTCAATCGTTCAATACTTCTATGTATGAACTGTGTCAGATCTTTACCGCTTAGCATACCTTGAGATAATAAGGCTAAATCTACCAGTTGTTTAGCTAAATCAGCGCCTTCTTCTGTCACAACCTTTTGAATGATGGGGTGATTTCCGTTGACCACCAAATTATACATTAGAGGCATCATGTTAGCTTGTCCGTTCACTTTTGACATATCCGTATATCTACGCATGAATTCAGTTTGGACAATACTTACAGGTAAATCATCTACCGGTAATGCTTCAATTTGTACTATATTATTTCCAATCAAAGGCTTAAATACTTCTTCTACTTTCTTTTTCTCATCTTCAGAAAGAACAACCTCCGCTTTGATCCCTTTATCTATAATCTTCTCTAAAGGTTCTGAGTCAACACGTTTGAAACGAAGTTTTTCAACTTTCATTTCAAGAGCATTCAGGAAGTGAGCATCTAAAACATCGTCCAGTATCAATACATCGTATTCTCTTTTAAGAGCACCCTCAATGTAAGCATCTTCTTTATTGAGATCATTGCAGTAGAGTGCTATGGCATTTCCATCCTTGTCTACCTGATTGCTCTCTAACTTGGTTTTATATTCGTCTATAGTGAAGTACTCGTTCTTAGTGTTCTTTAATAAAATAAATTCTTTTGCTCTTTCATAGAATTTATCATCAGAGATGATACCATACTTCACAAATAGCCCAATAGACTCCCATTTTTCTTCAAAAGCCTTACGATTATCCCTGAATAGTTCTGCCAGTTTTTCTCCTACTTTTTTGGTAATGTAGGTGTTTATTCTCTTCACGTTACCATCAGCCTGTAAATAACTTCTGGATACGTTCAATGGAATATCAGGTGAGTCAATCACCCCGTGAAGTAATTGTAAGAATTCCGGAACAATATCCTTCACATCATCCGTAATAAAGACTTGCTTGCTGAAGAGCTGAATCTTCTCCCTGTTTAATTGGAAGTCTTGCTTAATCTTAGGGAAATAAAGTACACCGGTAAGATTAAACGGATAGTCTACATTCAAGTGAATCCAGAATAGTGGATCTTCAGAATAAGGATACAGTTCTTTGTAGAAAGCTAAATAATCCTCGTCTTTTAATTCGCTAGGCGCCTTAACCCAAATAGGATTAGGATTATTAATCGTCTTTTCCTTGAATTCTATGGTGGTAGGTAGGAACTTACCGTATTTGCTAAGTATTTGCTCTAATTTAAATTCGTCTAAAAACTCTTCAGAGTCTTCAGCAATATGTAGGATAACATCAGTACCTCTTTCAGCTCTTTCGGCTGCAGAAATCTCGAATTCAGTGCTACCGTCACTGAACCATCTTACGGCCTCAGCTCCTTCCTGGAAGGATTTGGTGATAATTTCAACCTCTTTGGCCACCATAAATGCAGAATAGAATCCTAACCCAAACTGTCCTATGATGGTGGATTTATCTGTAGTTTGCTGATACTTTTCTACGAATTCTTTTGCACCGGAGAAAGCAATCTGATTGATATATTTCTTTACCTCCTCTGCCGTCATCCCAATTCCATTGTCTGAAATGGTGATGGTCTTTTTATCTTTGTCGAAGCTAACTTTAACCTTAAGTTCTCCTAATTCTCCATTAAACTGACCGAGTGAGGATAATTTCTGAAGCTTTTGAGTGGCATCTACTGCATTTGAAACTAATTCCCTAAGAAATATCTCATGGTCAGAATACAAGAATTTCTTGATGATGGGGAAAATGTTTTCCGTATTGATTGAAATAGTACCTTTTTCTGTAGTCATATCTTTATTGATCTTCTTACAGACATTTAATCAAAGGCTGTTCCAATACAGGAAATCGTGACAATTTGTCAGAAAGTCTTATTTTTTCTGCTCAAATCTGTCTTTGGTGTATTCAATTTTTGTCTTCCCATGTGGTGTGGGATTACCTTCCTCATCAAGGGAGACCATGACAATCTTATCTATTTTGATAATGGTTTGGCGTGTCATTTTGTTACGAACTTCACAGGCTAAAGTCAGAGAAGTATGTCCAAAATGTGTAGCTACAATCCCGATTTCAATGATGTCTCCCTGTTTGGCAGAGCTGATAAAGTTGATCTCTGACATGTATTTTGTTACACATCTGGGATTCTCTAGTTGGATGATGGAATAAAGGGCAGCTTCTTCATCAATCCACTCCAAAAGCCTCCCTCCGAAGAGGGAAGCGTTTGGATTCAGATCTTCAGGTTTTACCCATTTTCTGGTGTGAAAATTCATGAGTATATGGCTTTTTTACTGGCTAAAAGCGTATTGTACATCAAGGCTGCCACGGTCATCAAACCTACACCACCCGGTACAGGAGTGATAAATGAGGTTTTAGGAGCAACTTCTTCAAAAGCCACATCTCCCTTTATGGCAAATCCTGATTTTTTGGTCTCATCCTTTACACGGGTTATACCCACGTCAATCACCACTGCTCCTTCCTTCACCATATCAGCTTTGATGAATTCAGGTCTACCTAGGGCTGCCACCAATATATCTGCTTGTTGACAGATCTCTTTTAGGTTAGCCGTTCTACTGTGTGTAAGGGTTACGGTGCAGTTGCCAGGATAGTCGTTCCTAGCCATCAATAAGCTCATAGGTAAACCTACGATTTGGCTTCTTCCTACTACCACACAATGTTTACCTGCAGTTTCTATCTTATATCTTTTGAGTAGTTCCAAAACCCCAAATGGCGTAGCTGATATGTATGCCGGAAGGCCCTTAGCCATTCTACCTACATTGATAGGGTGGAATCCGTCCACATCTTTCTTAGGATCAATGGCTTCAATCACCTTGTCTACATTGATATGGTCAGGAAGGGGTAATTGTACAATAAACCCGTCCACATCTTCATCCTTATTCAAGCTATCAATAATTTCTAAAACCTCTGCTTCTGTAGTTTCTGATCCTCTTCTGATCAAAGAAGATTTAAAGCCTATCTGTTCGCATGATTTGATTTTGCTGGCTACATACGTTTCTGAAGCTCCATTGTCGCCAATAAGTACAGCGGCCAAGTGCGGAATTTTTCCACCGTTTTCTCGGATTTTATCCACTTCTTCTTTAAGCTCCTGCTTTACCTCTGCTGAAATGCGCTTTCCGTCAATAATTGTCATATCGTAGATACTGAATGTTTTCTGTTATAAATCAATAGGTAAATCAAGGCTATGGACACTACTGCAGTAGTAAAAATAAAGGATGCCGGTAAATTCTCCACTCTATTCTGATAAATAAATGTAGGAAGTAAAGCACCTAACCCTATACCTGCTTCTAAGGCGATATACATGGTAGCTACGGCTTTACCCCTGTTTTCTTCCCTGCAAAGGTCAATGGTCCAAGCCTGAGTGATGGGTGATACTATTCCATTACCTATCCCAAAGAGTACCCCAGAGATGGAAAGGAGTATGATTTCGTGGGTGAATGCCAAGCAAAGCAAAGCTAAAATCATGAACAAGGTTCCAATGATCAATACATTGGGCCTACCTTTTCTATCTGACCATCTGCCCGCTATAAATCGAATACCAATGGATGCTAATGTATAGACAAGGAAGTAATAACCTTTGTTCTTTAAGCCGATACTCTGACTTAAATCTGGAATTAAAGTAATCACTGCACCATAAGAAAACAGGCAAAAGAAAACTACTATAACCACAGGAAGCACACTTCCATCAAAAATGTCGTTTCTGTTAATTTTTAATAGTGACCAACTATACTTCTCTTGCCTTTCTTTAGGTAAAGTCTCCTTCATATTGAAGAGAATGGCTATAGAAAGAAAGGAAAGTAAAGAGGAGGCATAAAATAATATATTGATGTCATAGTGTTGGACTATCCATCCGCCGAGAAACGGACCAAAGGCCATTCCCAAACTCCCTATCAAGCCATGAATGCCCATGCTTTCACCTCTTCTGTTAAACGGTACTATGTCTGCAATATAGGCAGAGGTTCCTGTGGGTTTAAAGCCGGTAGAAAAACCGTGGATCAGACGTAAGAATAGAAATGGGAAAACCGTAGTAGTCAAGGGGTATAAGAATCCACATACAAAGCATACCAGGGAGCCAAAAGCCATCACCGGCACACGACCCACCTTGTCCGAAAGTTTTCCACTAAAGGGTCTCGAAATGCCAGCGGTTAGAGTAAATAGGGCTATGATCAGTCCTTTAAATTCTCCTCCACCCATATCCGTCAGGTACTGAGGAAGCTCAGGAATGAGCATATTAAAGCTGGAAAAAAATAAGAATGAGCTGGCACACAAAAGCCAGAATTGTAAGGTAAATACCCGGTTCAATGATTTTCTAATGTAATTTTCGACCTCTTCACTATTCCACCCACAGGAGGATTACACTTGGATACTTCTATAGTCATCTTTCCGGCCTCAGGAAATTCTGCCCTTAATCTGCTTAATACCCTGTGACCTATATTTTCAAGTAGGCGACTAGAAATTCTCATTTCCTCCGCCACAATACCATATATTTTGCCGTAATCTAAAGTGTCTTCCAGATGATCCGTAACTCCGGATTTTTCTAAATCAGCTTCTATATGAAGGTCTATGATATAGCGATTCCCCACTTTTTGTTCTTCATCCCACACCCCATGGTGAGCAAAGAACTCCATCCCCTCTAAGCTGATCTTCCCCATTTATATGCTGTCAAAAAATGATCCGCTTTTTGGCTTTTCCTCCTGTGTTTTGTCTACCATTGCCTTACGAATGGCAGCCTTTACCTTATTGACCTTATCTAACATCTCTTCGGTATTAGAACCGTCCACAGTAGGTGTGCTTGAAGGGGTTTCAGGTAATCGTCCGGCTATCAATCTGGCCTTCAATTCCTCTAATTTATCCCATTGTCCATTCTCTGCCAGTAATGCCTGTTCATTCCATGAACCCGGATCATGCGCCGCATAGATAGGACCGGCAGCAGATAAAATATCTCTAAGTCTATATTCAGGAGTAGTGGCCAAAGTACGGAAATCATATATTCCTGCTCCGTTCAAGATTTCTTTTATCTTAGGACCAATACCTTCAATCACTTCCAAGTTTGTCTTGTCTTCTTTCGTAGTTTCAAGACTGATATCATTCACTGCAGAAGGTAAACTTACACCTGTAGAGAAGTCGTCTTCTATGTTAAGGTCAACAGGCGTAGATTCCTCTACTGGCTCAATCACAGCGGGTATATCTGCGCCATCTAACAATTTGGCGATTTCTACATGATAGCTTTGTAGTTTGGAAAGTAGTTCGTTTTTCTTCCTTTCCAAATGGTTATATCTGGTGTCAAGTTCAGCTATTGCCTTTTCTGAAGTCTTCTGAATATCCAGAGCTTTCGTTTCTGCTTCTAGGATTAACTGCTTTCCGGTATGTTCAGCTTCTTTAACTAACTGTGCAGCTTTAAGTTGTGCTTCTTCAATCGTCTTCGCTGCTTCTAGCTTAGCAGATTCTATGGTTTTAGCTGCTTCTTGTTCTGCTGATTCTATCTTTCTCGTGGCTTCAGCCTGAGCTGTTTCTGCAATTCTTGAACTGGTGTCTTCGGCTGTTCTTAAGGTTTTAATGAGTGTCATTTCCACCTCACGCAATTTAGATGCCTCCTTCTCGGCTATGTCTAATTGCATCTTCAACATCTTTATCTCATTAAACATCTTGTCCCATTCCTGAGCCAGATCACCCAAAAATTGGTTCACCTCATCCACGTTATATCCTCTGAATGATCTCTCAAACTCGTGCTGCTTAATTTCTAAAGAAGTGATTTTCATTTCGATTAAATTTCGGTTATGTAAAGCCGGACTATTGCCACAGTGTCACCTTAATAACGGTGAATGTCGAATTAAGACACAAAATAACAAAAAAATACTAGCAAATTAAAATAATTTCCACTCCGATATTGTCCGGTCATCGCTGGCTGAAAATAGCGTTTCTGAGGTCTCATTCCACCATAATTTGTTCACAGAAGTACCATGTGAAGCATATTTGCCTTTGTCAATCACTTTTAACAGGCGCATGTCATCTAAGTTCCACAATTTGATGGATTTATCCATGGAGCAGGTGGCCAGAAGCCCTTTGCTTTCTATAGGTAAAAGGTGATTTATGGCATAGTTGTGCGCGGGAATTTCAGTAATAGGCAGATACTCTAATTTAATATCCCATAATCTTATCTTCGCATCTCTTCCTGCTGAAAGCAAAAGATCATTCACATAGCACACAGAAAATACTGAGTTGCTATGTCCTTCTAAGGTGTATTTTATCTTTAAAGTATCCAAATCAAGGATATAGATTTGATGGTCAGAGGTTCCAATGGCCATTTCCTTCTTAGTCTTATTAATGGCTATACTCCTCAGGCTTTTATGGCTTACCTGTACATGTTTTGTAAATGTCTGATCCTTGATGACGTGCAGATATCCTAAACTGTTAGCTACATAGGTATACTCTCCCAGGGTAGTTATTTGGAATATTGAAACCTTTCCCAAATGCAAGGAAGTCTCTACCTTTTTAGCTGATGGGCTAATTTTATGAATACCTTCTGAGTTTTCGCCTACCCATAGGGTATCTGAATCCCTTATGTACTCAAAGGCATATATAGGGTGATTTACTTTAGCAATTGGCACACCCTCATCAGGTGATTTCCACTGAACCAAATACCCATCTCCTCCAGCTGAGAGCAGTTTTCCAGCTTCCGGGCCTTCTGAAATGTGGTATACACTATCTTTATGGCCATTGTAGCTGCCTATTTTTTTGATTTCAAAATGCATGGAGGATTTCTCAGTTTAAACGTAAATTTGTAACAAATTTAGTTGGGATGGCGCTTTTTAGCAAAACTTCTCCCGTGCAGGGAATTCAGGTGGTAGTGTGGAAATTGACGGAAAGCTTTGAAGAGCTGTTCGAGGATACTTCACTTTGTAAAGAAGAAACCCAAACCTGCCTGTCCATTCCGGTACCAGCTAAACAAAAGGAATTCCTGGCAGGGAAATATGTTATTGAAAGAGCCTGCCTACTTCTCGGCATACCCTATGAAGGTTTAGAAAAGGATGAATATGGAAAACCCTATCTGAGAGGAAAACCTTGTGAAATATCTCTAACACATACGGAAGATTATGTGGCTGTGGCATTTTCTGAAAACGGTGCCATAGGTATTGACCTTGAGAAATCTAGAGATCAAATCATGCGTATTTTCCCAAGATTGTTTTCTCAGTTAGAAGTGGAAACGGTCAATGGAGACTTAGAAGAAGCTACGGTGTATTGGTCGGCTAAGGAAGCCATGTACAAATTGTATGGTAAAAGATCAGTGGATTTCCGTGCGCATTTGATGCTAAGAAAAGAAAATGGAAACCTTCAAGGTGAGATTCACATCAAAGATTTCCATTATCCCTGTCAATTCCATATCTCTAGAATAGCAGAGTACTATATGGTTTTGGCCTATTAAATTTGCTCAGCAATCTCGGAGACCTGAATCCCAAAATGAGACTCATGATACACTGCCTTGCCATTTTTTAATAATATAAACTGAGGGGATTCATGTGTAATCCCAAATGTATCTTGTATGGCATTGGAGATGTCCCTATGGGCTATTAGATCTAAGTAATAGGGGCTTATTTTTCCATCTATTTTCGACCAATTCCTCTCCAATCTGTCTTTTGCTGTGGCACTAATGGAGCATCGGGTACTGTGCTTAAATAAACCTACA harbors:
- a CDS encoding MFS transporter, producing MLIPELPQYLTDMGGGEFKGLIIALFTLTAGISRPFSGKLSDKVGRVPVMAFGSLVCFVCGFLYPLTTTVFPFLFLRLIHGFSTGFKPTGTSAYIADIVPFNRRGESMGIHGLIGSLGMAFGPFLGGWIVQHYDINILFYASSLLSFLSIAILFNMKETLPKERQEKYSWSLLKINRNDIFDGSVLPVVIVVFFCLFSYGAVITLIPDLSQSIGLKNKGYYFLVYTLASIGIRFIAGRWSDRKGRPNVLIIGTLFMILALLCLAFTHEIILLSISGVLFGIGNGIVSPITQAWTIDLCREENRGKAVATMYIALEAGIGLGALLPTFIYQNRVENLPASFIFTTAVVSIALIYLLIYNRKHSVSTI
- the folB gene encoding dihydroneopterin aldolase — its product is MGKISLEGMEFFAHHGVWDEEQKVGNRYIIDLHIEADLEKSGVTDHLEDTLDYGKIYGIVAEEMRISSRLLENIGHRVLSRLRAEFPEAGKMTIEVSKCNPPVGGIVKRSKITLENH
- a CDS encoding DivIVA domain-containing protein, giving the protein MKITSLEIKQHEFERSFRGYNVDEVNQFLGDLAQEWDKMFNEIKMLKMQLDIAEKEASKLREVEMTLIKTLRTAEDTSSRIAETAQAEATRKIESAEQEAAKTIESAKLEAAKTIEEAQLKAAQLVKEAEHTGKQLILEAETKALDIQKTSEKAIAELDTRYNHLERKKNELLSKLQSYHVEIAKLLDGADIPAVIEPVEESTPVDLNIEDDFSTGVSLPSAVNDISLETTKEDKTNLEVIEGIGPKIKEILNGAGIYDFRTLATTPEYRLRDILSAAGPIYAAHDPGSWNEQALLAENGQWDKLEELKARLIAGRLPETPSSTPTVDGSNTEEMLDKVNKVKAAIRKAMVDKTQEEKPKSGSFFDSI
- a CDS encoding wd40 repeat, subgroup, whose product is MHFEIKKIGSYNGHKDSVYHISEGPEAGKLLSAGGDGYLVQWKSPDEGVPIAKVNHPIYAFEYIRDSDTLWVGENSEGIHKISPSAKKVETSLHLGKVSIFQITTLGEYTYVANSLGYLHVIKDQTFTKHVQVSHKSLRSIAINKTKKEMAIGTSDHQIYILDLDTLKIKYTLEGHSNSVFSVCYVNDLLLSAGRDAKIRLWDIKLEYLPITEIPAHNYAINHLLPIESKGLLATCSMDKSIKLWNLDDMRLLKVIDKGKYASHGTSVNKLWWNETSETLFSASDDRTISEWKLF
- a CDS encoding 4'-phosphopantetheinyl transferase family protein — its product is MALFSKTSPVQGIQVVVWKLTESFEELFEDTSLCKEETQTCLSIPVPAKQKEFLAGKYVIERACLLLGIPYEGLEKDEYGKPYLRGKPCEISLTHTEDYVAVAFSENGAIGIDLEKSRDQIMRIFPRLFSQLEVETVNGDLEEATVYWSAKEAMYKLYGKRSVDFRAHLMLRKENGNLQGEIHIKDFHYPCQFHISRIAEYYMVLAY
- the ytxJ gene encoding bacillithiol system redox-active protein YtxJ; translation: MNWKKLSTMEDLQSAIEESHQTPVGLFKHSTRCSISATAKDRLERNWSKIDGKISPYYLDLIAHRDISNAIQDTFGITHESPQFILLKNGKAVYHESHFGIQVSEIAEQI